A stretch of Candidatus Manganitrophaceae bacterium DNA encodes these proteins:
- the prcA gene encoding proteasome subunit alpha, producing the protein MAMPYYVSPEQVMQDKAEYARKGISRGRSIVAMEYDQGILLVADNPSSLSKISEIYDKIAFAGAGKYSEFENLRKAGIRHADMKGYLYSREDVTAKSLANSYSQSLGTIFSQEMKPLEVEILVVEVGRESAGNEMYRISFDGSIFDEKGFTAIGGKSEALILHLKNQYRRASLKDALQLSVEAIESAYNQTTSPAGLEVATLDRGRPGRMFRRLGAKELTELLQKE; encoded by the coding sequence GTGGCAATGCCATACTATGTTTCACCTGAACAGGTGATGCAGGACAAAGCGGAGTATGCCAGAAAGGGCATTTCCAGAGGAAGATCGATTGTTGCGATGGAGTACGATCAAGGTATTTTGCTGGTCGCCGATAACCCAAGCTCCCTGAGCAAGATTTCCGAGATTTACGATAAAATCGCCTTCGCCGGGGCGGGCAAATATAGCGAGTTTGAAAATCTCCGGAAAGCGGGCATCCGCCATGCCGACATGAAAGGATATCTCTATAGCCGCGAGGATGTCACTGCGAAATCGCTGGCCAATTCCTACTCTCAATCGCTCGGTACGATTTTCAGCCAAGAGATGAAGCCGCTGGAGGTAGAGATTCTGGTGGTAGAGGTCGGGAGGGAGAGCGCGGGAAATGAGATGTATCGGATCTCGTTTGACGGAAGTATCTTCGATGAAAAAGGATTCACCGCGATTGGGGGGAAATCGGAGGCCCTGATCCTTCATTTGAAGAATCAATACCGTCGCGCTTCTTTAAAGGACGCGCTGCAACTTTCCGTCGAGGCGATTGAATCGGCCTACAATCAGACGACGAGCCCCGCGGGCTTAGAGGTCGCGACGTTGGATCGCGGGCGTCCCGGCCGGATGTTCCGGCGGCTTGGAGCAAAAGAATTGACGGAGCTGCTACAGAAAGAATAA
- the pafA gene encoding Pup--protein ligase — protein sequence MKNRIFGLENEYGLIFSPNGKVYLPMEKILGYIFEGLIPNSWPSNAFLVNGARFYQDTGCHPEYSTPECDNIFDLVVHDKAGERLLESCLPIAEKRLKEEGLSGEIYIFKNNTDSMGNTYGCHENYLMRRDLDFWKVTEQLIPFFVTRQIYSGSGKVLKVSGKSHYFISQRAQHIHEKTSSSTTSSRSIINTRDEPHADAEKYRRLHIIVGDSNMSEYATYLKVGTTALVLSMIEEGFNVVGLELEDPVKAMREISRDLTLKKRVRLEGGKEMTAIEIQRIYLEKAKEYVASEDEDEVSYDILERWEYVLNELEEDPSRLSRELDWVIKRELISSYMDRKGCGWDDPRVAMMDLQYHDVNQSRGLYSLLCRQDMVERIATEEDIQRAVQNPPQTTRAKVRGDFIRFAKEKNRSYTVDWTYLKLNGYWEETILCMDPFCSANQRVKELIAAASPPSK from the coding sequence ATGAAAAACCGAATTTTTGGTCTTGAAAACGAGTATGGATTGATCTTCTCCCCGAATGGAAAGGTCTATCTTCCGATGGAGAAGATCTTGGGCTATATTTTTGAAGGGTTGATCCCCAACAGCTGGCCGTCCAACGCCTTCTTGGTGAACGGGGCCCGTTTCTATCAAGACACCGGTTGTCATCCGGAGTATTCCACTCCGGAATGTGATAATATTTTTGACTTGGTGGTGCACGACAAAGCCGGAGAGCGGCTCCTGGAGTCGTGTCTTCCCATCGCGGAAAAGCGACTGAAGGAGGAGGGACTCTCCGGGGAGATTTACATCTTTAAAAATAACACCGACTCAATGGGAAACACCTATGGCTGCCATGAGAATTACCTCATGCGGCGCGATCTTGATTTTTGGAAGGTCACAGAACAGCTGATTCCCTTCTTCGTGACCCGGCAGATCTACAGCGGCTCCGGTAAGGTCCTGAAGGTCTCCGGAAAAAGCCACTACTTCATCTCGCAGCGGGCGCAACATATTCATGAGAAGACCTCGTCGTCGACGACCTCCTCCAGGAGCATCATCAACACGCGGGATGAGCCGCATGCCGATGCCGAAAAATACCGCCGCCTCCATATCATCGTCGGCGACTCCAATATGTCGGAGTATGCAACCTATCTCAAGGTCGGAACGACGGCGCTGGTCCTCTCGATGATTGAAGAGGGCTTCAACGTCGTCGGATTGGAGCTGGAAGATCCGGTGAAGGCGATGCGGGAGATCTCGCGCGATCTGACCCTAAAAAAGCGGGTTCGCTTGGAAGGGGGAAAAGAGATGACTGCGATCGAGATCCAGCGGATCTACCTGGAGAAGGCGAAAGAGTATGTCGCTTCGGAAGATGAAGATGAGGTCAGCTACGATATTTTGGAGCGATGGGAGTATGTGCTCAACGAGCTTGAAGAAGATCCGAGCCGCCTTTCGCGCGAGCTCGACTGGGTCATCAAGAGAGAGCTGATCAGCTCTTACATGGATCGGAAGGGGTGCGGCTGGGATGACCCGCGGGTGGCGATGATGGACCTTCAATATCATGATGTTAATCAAAGCCGCGGGCTTTATTCACTCTTGTGCCGCCAAGATATGGTGGAGCGGATTGCGACCGAGGAAGATATTCAACGTGCTGTCCAAAATCCGCCGCAGACGACCCGCGCAAAAGTCCGGGGCGATTTTATCCGGTTTGCCAAAGAAAAGAACCGCTCCTACACCGTCGATTGGACTTACCTGAAATTGAATGGATACTGGGAAGAGACGATCCTCTGCATGGATCCATTCTGCTCCGCCAACCAGCGTGTAAAGGAACTCATTGCCGCCGCATCGCCTCCCAGCAAATAG
- a CDS encoding M23 family metallopeptidase, translated as MPPHRLPANSPIGTFILRLLVIISLCSTPLTVVSQADEATPIQVKQGDIAYLTLKLEPEVQSVRGKFLNESIPFFKKGEGEFAAIIGIDLAQAVGPQPLSVTWKKGGSIGTEKYLLHIVPASFGTEKLTLPKKMVDLDPPTLARVEREKQQMLTLFDTSAGQRLWEGDFVVPTEGKIRGSFGQSRIMNGQPRNPHTGEDISAPLGAPVLASNGGKVIMVGDYYFNGNSIVIDHGLGLFSMYFHLSKIAVKEGDQVVKGQTIGSVGQSGRATGPHLHWGMRLNGARVNPFSLVEKKLG; from the coding sequence TTGCCGCCGCATCGCCTCCCAGCAAATAGTCCGATCGGGACGTTTATCCTCCGCCTCTTAGTTATTATTTCCCTCTGTTCCACCCCGCTCACGGTAGTATCCCAAGCCGATGAGGCGACCCCGATTCAGGTCAAGCAGGGGGACATCGCCTATCTAACGCTTAAACTGGAACCGGAAGTCCAATCGGTCAGGGGGAAATTCTTAAACGAGTCAATTCCCTTTTTTAAAAAGGGAGAAGGTGAATTCGCCGCCATCATCGGGATTGACCTCGCCCAAGCGGTCGGTCCGCAACCCCTCTCAGTGACCTGGAAAAAAGGGGGATCGATCGGAACCGAAAAGTATCTCCTCCATATTGTCCCCGCCTCCTTCGGGACGGAGAAGCTGACCCTTCCGAAGAAAATGGTCGATCTCGATCCGCCAACGCTGGCAAGGGTGGAGCGGGAGAAGCAACAGATGCTGACCCTCTTCGATACGAGCGCCGGGCAGCGGTTGTGGGAGGGGGATTTCGTTGTGCCGACCGAGGGAAAAATTCGGGGGAGCTTCGGCCAAAGCCGGATCATGAATGGGCAGCCGCGGAATCCCCATACCGGCGAAGATATCAGCGCCCCGCTCGGCGCCCCGGTATTGGCATCAAACGGAGGGAAGGTCATCATGGTCGGCGACTACTATTTCAATGGAAATTCGATTGTCATCGATCACGGCCTCGGCCTTTTTAGCATGTACTTTCACCTTTCCAAGATTGCCGTGAAGGAAGGGGATCAGGTCGTCAAAGGCCAGACGATCGGCTCCGTCGGCCAGTCCGGTCGGGCGACCGGCCCGCATCTGCATT